Proteins from a single region of Chryseobacterium sp. W4I1:
- a CDS encoding RICIN domain-containing protein encodes MEEKILLEESEKNLSAKAEASSLEIIPPLHVGGKYLKDPCGNNVVLHGVAITPSPWFNGCQYGANSGYCTWDNYNVQGALNYNKAVISKLSSTADGWYLNYIRLHIDPYWTNDPGPAIPENDISRFNYNRLVTYTDQVIIPLINHARSRGMYVILRPPGVCPNRIAVNDAYHSYLKTVWTFLSQHPGLKNADNVMFELANEPVEILGTNGTWGTTGNEHFAALKNFFQPLVNIIRNNGANNVCWIPGTGWQSHYQGYVNNPITGGNIGYAVHIYPGYWGGVNNYQSFQNAWNINVKPVADIAPIAITETDWAPQGYGTFGIGNTGTAGGSGFGANLKYIVDQSGNVSWNVLAPDNLLHKGDPNAGTAYNNDWEACAAPSKQWFQQYAASNYPVANCNTTSSLVNNGIYEIEFQTDANKVLDLKSGEDANGAVLRPWTRNGAAAQRWVAIDAGNGYWRFVSKASATNRCIDLASNSNTLGTAIRLWQNYGNDAQTWQVVAASNGYYKILSKVDATRGWDIPNCTMDGNSNLRLWDYYGTSCQLFKFKFIAMN; translated from the coding sequence ATGGAAGAAAAAATTTTACTAGAAGAATCTGAAAAAAATCTAAGTGCCAAAGCAGAGGCATCTTCATTGGAAATAATACCGCCCTTGCATGTGGGCGGCAAATACCTCAAAGATCCCTGTGGCAATAACGTTGTCTTACATGGGGTTGCCATAACACCCAGCCCATGGTTCAATGGCTGTCAATATGGCGCCAATTCCGGCTACTGTACCTGGGACAATTACAATGTACAGGGAGCGTTGAACTATAACAAAGCAGTTATAAGCAAACTCAGCAGCACCGCTGATGGCTGGTATCTCAATTACATTCGCCTTCACATCGATCCTTATTGGACCAATGATCCTGGCCCAGCTATTCCAGAGAACGATATCTCAAGATTCAATTATAACCGCCTGGTAACTTATACTGACCAAGTAATCATCCCACTGATTAATCATGCCCGAAGCCGAGGAATGTATGTCATTCTACGCCCACCAGGCGTATGTCCGAATCGTATTGCTGTAAACGACGCCTATCATAGTTACCTTAAAACCGTATGGACCTTTCTTTCACAACACCCCGGATTGAAGAATGCGGACAACGTGATGTTTGAATTAGCCAACGAACCTGTTGAAATCCTAGGGACAAACGGTACATGGGGTACTACAGGAAACGAACATTTTGCAGCGCTTAAAAACTTTTTCCAGCCATTGGTCAACATCATTCGCAACAATGGAGCCAATAATGTTTGCTGGATACCGGGTACGGGCTGGCAATCGCATTATCAGGGCTATGTCAATAATCCGATCACGGGTGGTAATATTGGCTATGCTGTTCACATCTATCCGGGTTACTGGGGCGGTGTCAACAACTATCAATCTTTTCAAAATGCATGGAACATCAATGTTAAACCGGTTGCAGACATTGCACCGATCGCCATTACCGAGACCGACTGGGCTCCACAAGGATATGGAACCTTCGGCATTGGTAATACCGGTACGGCAGGCGGAAGCGGATTTGGCGCCAATTTAAAATACATTGTGGATCAGTCAGGAAATGTAAGCTGGAATGTTCTTGCCCCGGATAATCTCCTCCACAAGGGCGATCCTAATGCAGGAACAGCCTACAACAACGATTGGGAAGCCTGCGCCGCCCCAAGCAAACAATGGTTTCAGCAATATGCAGCCTCCAACTATCCCGTTGCCAACTGTAACACAACCAGCAGTCTGGTCAATAATGGCATTTACGAGATCGAATTTCAGACCGATGCCAACAAAGTACTTGATCTGAAATCCGGAGAGGACGCCAATGGTGCAGTGTTAAGACCATGGACGAGGAATGGTGCTGCCGCACAACGATGGGTTGCTATTGACGCGGGCAATGGCTACTGGCGGTTTGTGTCTAAAGCCAGTGCAACCAATCGCTGCATTGATCTGGCCAGTAACAGCAACACATTGGGAACTGCAATCCGGCTTTGGCAGAATTATGGTAATGATGCACAGACCTGGCAGGTAGTCGCCGCTTCCAATGGTTATTACAAAATCCTATCCAAGGTGGATGCCACCCGTGGCTGGGATATCCCCAACTGTACCATGGACGGCAATTCAAACTTACGCCTTTGGGATTATTACGGTACCTCATGTCAATTGTTCAAGTTCAAATTTATAGCGATGAACTGA
- a CDS encoding NUDIX domain-containing protein, giving the protein MTEDYSQYPKHLVAVDCIIFGFDGENLKILLVKRNFEPQMGEWSLMGGFIGNDETSDEAATRVLHTLTGLENIYLEQLKCYTEIKREPTARIMSISYYALINIEKDIQINDQYSAQWFEFQNAPSLIFDHNDMVRDAAARLRRRASTGPIGFELLPEKFTMKDLQNLYEAILSEKFDKRNFTSKINSMDILVNTNKKDMTSSRKGSFLYRFDEKKYKKKISQGFMFKI; this is encoded by the coding sequence ATGACTGAGGATTACTCCCAATATCCCAAACACCTTGTTGCTGTTGACTGTATTATTTTCGGTTTTGACGGTGAAAATCTTAAAATCCTTTTAGTAAAGAGAAATTTTGAACCACAGATGGGCGAATGGTCTCTGATGGGTGGCTTTATCGGTAATGATGAGACTTCTGACGAAGCAGCAACCAGGGTTCTGCATACTTTGACGGGTCTTGAAAATATTTATCTTGAGCAGCTGAAGTGCTATACGGAAATTAAACGTGAACCTACAGCCAGAATTATGTCAATTTCCTATTATGCGTTGATCAATATTGAAAAAGACATTCAGATCAATGATCAATACAGTGCACAATGGTTTGAATTCCAAAATGCCCCCAGCCTTATTTTTGATCATAATGATATGGTACGGGATGCTGCAGCCAGATTGAGAAGAAGAGCATCCACCGGGCCTATAGGCTTTGAGCTTCTTCCCGAAAAATTCACGATGAAGGATCTCCAGAACCTTTATGAAGCCATTCTGAGTGAGAAATTCGACAAACGTAATTTTACCAGCAAGATCAACAGTATGGATATTCTTGTGAATACCAATAAGAAGGACATGACCTCTTCCAGAAAAGGATCTTTTCTTTATCGCTTTGACGAAAAAAAATACAAGAAAAAAATTTCGCAGGGATTTATGTTTAAAATCTGA
- a CDS encoding glycoside hydrolase family 127 protein, whose protein sequence is MSRKLSIVLLCFASFTSAQVKKKIRYFPLETVKLSESVFNRAMTADRKYIMAMEPDRLLAPYLKEAGLKPKAENYPNWESTGLDGHIGGHYISALALMYASTGDLNIKQRLDYMTSELERCQNISSDGYISGIPDGKKIWKEIEQGNIRASSFGLNDRWVPLYNIHKLYAGLRDAYWYAKSEKAKKILIRLTDWMVNEVSGLSDEQIQEMLRSEHGGLNEVFADLYDITHDKRYLQLAHRFSDQAILTPLLSGEDKLTGLHANTQIPKVIGYKRIADLENNTPWNNAADFFWHNITEKRSSIIGGNSVSEHFNPVNDFSSMIKSIEGPETCNTYNMLKLTKELFATMPASYYMDYYEKALYNHILSTENHNDGGFVYFTPMRPGHYRVYSQPQTSFWCCVGSGMENHAKYGEMIYARSDKDLYVNLFIPSILTWKQQKVVLRQVNSFPEVPETTLIFDAAEKSEFDLKLRCPEWTSPSEVKILINGKQEKVQRGSDGYFTLTKKWQKGDVVKMNLPMHLFAEQLPDHSNYYAFKYGPVVLAAKYGTENQQGLLADDSRGGHIAHGPQIPLNEIPVILGNPSEIVSHVTPLNNTPLNFVVKGLYPSEKFGEGISLVPFYSVQEERYILYWPQADKNGIENILKQRAKEEQEIIKLDMITTDKIQLGEQQPESDHFIESKDSGTGYMEDRHFREAKGWFSYQMKNSEKNASYLYLLYFDANTNRMLNVEINGKKIIAQNLEGKSGSSPQYIVVPIPDSEKNKENLTVKFLAEEKRMTAKVIEVRLLKGNYEKK, encoded by the coding sequence ATGAGCCGAAAACTTTCAATTGTTTTATTATGTTTTGCTTCATTTACCTCCGCACAGGTAAAGAAGAAAATTCGTTATTTCCCTTTGGAAACGGTAAAGTTATCGGAGAGTGTTTTCAATAGAGCAATGACGGCAGACCGTAAGTATATCATGGCTATGGAGCCGGACAGGCTGCTGGCACCTTATCTTAAAGAAGCGGGGCTGAAACCAAAAGCAGAAAATTATCCTAACTGGGAAAGTACAGGACTGGATGGTCATATAGGAGGACATTATATTTCGGCATTGGCTTTAATGTATGCCTCTACAGGAGATCTCAATATAAAGCAGAGACTCGATTATATGACCAGTGAGCTGGAACGCTGCCAGAATATATCATCCGATGGATACATTTCAGGAATTCCTGACGGGAAAAAAATCTGGAAAGAGATTGAACAGGGAAATATACGGGCCTCAAGCTTTGGTTTGAATGACCGATGGGTACCTTTGTATAATATTCACAAACTGTATGCAGGGCTGCGTGATGCCTATTGGTATGCAAAAAGCGAAAAAGCAAAGAAGATACTCATAAGACTTACAGATTGGATGGTGAACGAAGTTTCAGGACTTTCTGATGAACAGATACAGGAAATGCTACGCAGTGAACATGGCGGGCTGAATGAAGTTTTTGCAGATCTTTATGATATCACTCACGATAAAAGATATCTGCAGCTGGCTCACCGGTTTTCAGATCAGGCGATCCTTACTCCGCTTTTGTCCGGAGAAGATAAGCTTACGGGTCTTCATGCCAATACACAGATTCCAAAAGTGATAGGTTACAAACGCATTGCCGATCTTGAAAACAATACGCCCTGGAATAATGCTGCTGATTTTTTCTGGCACAATATTACAGAGAAAAGGTCCTCCATTATCGGAGGAAACAGCGTAAGTGAGCATTTTAATCCCGTCAATGATTTCAGCAGTATGATAAAAAGTATTGAAGGTCCGGAAACCTGCAATACCTACAATATGCTCAAGCTGACCAAAGAATTGTTTGCAACGATGCCTGCATCATATTATATGGATTATTATGAAAAGGCATTGTATAATCATATCCTTTCTACAGAAAATCATAATGATGGTGGTTTTGTGTATTTCACTCCAATGCGTCCCGGCCATTACAGGGTTTATTCACAACCTCAGACCAGTTTTTGGTGTTGTGTGGGATCCGGAATGGAAAATCACGCTAAATATGGAGAAATGATTTATGCCCGGTCGGATAAGGATTTATATGTGAACCTGTTTATTCCTTCCATACTCACATGGAAACAGCAAAAAGTAGTACTTCGTCAGGTCAATAGCTTTCCGGAAGTTCCTGAAACAACATTGATCTTTGATGCTGCAGAAAAGTCAGAATTTGATCTAAAACTGAGATGCCCGGAATGGACATCTCCTTCGGAAGTAAAAATTCTGATCAACGGAAAACAGGAGAAAGTACAGCGTGGTTCCGACGGTTATTTTACACTGACTAAAAAATGGCAGAAAGGAGATGTCGTGAAAATGAATTTACCCATGCATCTTTTCGCGGAACAATTACCTGATCACTCCAATTATTATGCATTTAAATACGGACCTGTAGTACTTGCCGCAAAATACGGAACCGAAAACCAGCAGGGACTTCTTGCGGATGACAGCAGAGGCGGTCATATTGCTCACGGCCCCCAGATTCCCTTAAACGAAATTCCTGTTATCCTTGGAAATCCTTCCGAGATTGTCAGCCATGTTACACCTTTGAACAATACACCGCTAAATTTTGTTGTTAAAGGTCTTTATCCATCTGAGAAATTCGGAGAAGGAATCAGTCTTGTGCCGTTTTACAGCGTTCAGGAAGAAAGATATATCCTGTACTGGCCGCAAGCTGACAAAAACGGGATAGAAAATATACTGAAACAGAGAGCAAAAGAAGAACAGGAAATCATAAAGCTGGATATGATCACCACAGATAAGATCCAGCTGGGAGAACAGCAACCGGAATCAGATCATTTTATAGAAAGCAAAGATTCCGGGACAGGCTATATGGAAGACCGGCATTTCCGTGAGGCCAAAGGCTGGTTCAGTTACCAGATGAAAAATAGTGAAAAAAATGCTTCCTATCTTTACCTGCTATATTTTGATGCCAATACCAACCGTATGCTGAATGTTGAGATCAATGGTAAAAAAATCATTGCTCAGAATCTGGAAGGAAAGTCTGGAAGCTCCCCTCAATATATTGTCGTTCCGATACCGGATTCAGAGAAGAATAAAGAAAATCTTACTGTAAAATTTCTGGCAGAAGAAAAACGAATGACCGCTAAAGTCATAGAAGTCCGTTTACTGAAAGGAAATTACGAAAAGAAATAA
- a CDS encoding sodium/solute symporter (Members of the Solute:Sodium Symporter (SSS), TC 2.A.21 as described in tcdb.org, catalyze solute:Na+ symport. Known solutes for members of the family include sugars, amino acids, nucleosides, inositols, vitamins, urea or anions, depending on the system.), whose protein sequence is MGKLATIDIIIFLIYFVVVASYGLWIYKKKKSESTGSKDYFLAEGSLTWWAIGASLIASNISAEQFIGMSGEGFFVGIAVAAYEWIAAVALIIIAVWFMPIYLKNKIYTMPQFLERRYNKSVSLIMAVFWLFLYVIVNLTSILYLGALAIDTLLGGEHLHGIMIALLLMALLIGLGGMKVIGYTDVIQVAVLIIGGFATVYMALQIVDQRINGAAVGNALAGFNTLINEAPQHFKLILEKPKTTTTTLAMPQNLEVQKYVVLPGLAMYFAGQWIVNLNYWGCNQYITQRALGADLKTARTGILFAGFLKLFMPVIVMLPGIAAYVLYSKGHLPGFNGVKDGAYSAILGFLPVGLKGLAIAALTAAIVASLAGKVNSISTIFTLDIYKKYLKADATEIQMVRTGRWVIIIAMMAALAFTWTDVLGIGGEGGFTFIQKYTGFISPGVFAMFLLGMFWKRTTGTAALVGVILGFVLAIFFNSFAVGIFGKETLMYTAFTYEKLENGVVHTITEIPFLINMGWSFFITIVVMILISLAGPKVNPKAFAIDATMFKVDNRTLVLIVLTLLLLTALYVRFW, encoded by the coding sequence ATGGGAAAATTAGCAACTATTGATATCATCATATTCCTGATCTATTTTGTAGTGGTAGCTTCCTACGGATTATGGATCTATAAAAAGAAAAAGTCAGAATCTACAGGAAGTAAAGATTATTTCCTTGCGGAAGGATCTTTAACCTGGTGGGCTATCGGAGCCAGTTTAATAGCGTCCAATATCTCTGCTGAACAGTTCATCGGGATGAGCGGCGAAGGTTTTTTTGTAGGAATTGCCGTTGCTGCCTATGAATGGATTGCTGCCGTTGCATTGATCATTATTGCCGTCTGGTTCATGCCTATCTATCTTAAAAATAAGATTTATACCATGCCCCAGTTTCTGGAGAGAAGATATAATAAATCTGTTTCACTGATCATGGCGGTATTCTGGCTGTTTCTGTATGTTATCGTGAATCTCACCTCCATCCTTTACCTGGGAGCCCTCGCTATTGATACCTTACTGGGAGGAGAGCATCTGCACGGTATTATGATCGCCCTTCTACTTATGGCGCTTCTTATTGGCCTTGGAGGGATGAAAGTGATAGGATATACAGACGTTATACAGGTGGCTGTCCTTATTATCGGAGGTTTTGCAACCGTTTATATGGCTTTGCAGATTGTTGATCAAAGAATTAACGGGGCTGCGGTAGGAAATGCTTTGGCCGGATTTAATACCCTGATCAATGAAGCTCCTCAGCATTTTAAGCTGATTCTTGAAAAGCCAAAAACCACCACCACTACTTTGGCAATGCCTCAGAATCTGGAAGTGCAGAAATATGTTGTTTTACCAGGCTTGGCCATGTACTTTGCGGGACAGTGGATTGTGAATCTGAATTACTGGGGATGCAATCAGTATATTACGCAGAGGGCTTTGGGAGCAGATCTGAAAACGGCAAGGACAGGAATTTTATTTGCAGGTTTTCTGAAACTATTCATGCCTGTGATTGTGATGCTTCCCGGGATCGCTGCTTATGTATTATATTCTAAAGGACATCTTCCGGGATTCAACGGAGTAAAAGACGGAGCATACTCTGCAATACTGGGATTTTTGCCTGTAGGGCTTAAAGGATTGGCAATTGCAGCGTTGACAGCCGCGATTGTAGCTTCTCTGGCTGGAAAAGTAAACAGTATTTCCACCATATTTACACTCGATATCTATAAGAAATACCTTAAAGCAGATGCCACAGAAATCCAGATGGTGAGAACAGGCCGCTGGGTAATTATTATTGCAATGATGGCGGCATTGGCCTTTACCTGGACAGATGTTTTGGGAATAGGTGGCGAAGGAGGCTTTACATTTATTCAAAAATATACAGGCTTTATCAGCCCTGGAGTTTTTGCCATGTTTCTCCTGGGAATGTTCTGGAAAAGGACAACCGGAACAGCCGCTCTGGTAGGCGTAATTTTAGGGTTTGTCCTTGCCATTTTTTTCAACAGCTTTGCAGTAGGTATTTTTGGAAAAGAAACCTTAATGTATACAGCATTTACTTATGAAAAACTGGAGAATGGGGTGGTACATACCATTACCGAAATTCCTTTCCTGATCAATATGGGATGGTCCTTTTTTATCACGATTGTGGTAATGATTCTGATCAGCCTTGCAGGGCCAAAGGTCAATCCTAAAGCCTTTGCCATTGATGCAACTATGTTTAAAGTGGATAATAGAACGTTAGTTTTGATAGTACTGACGCTGCTTTTACTGACCGCATTATATGTAAGGTTTTGGTAG